One Candidatus Aminicenantes bacterium DNA segment encodes these proteins:
- a CDS encoding aldo/keto reductase produces the protein MTFNESVVLGRTGLKVGRLGLASGYGAPTEAFEEAFERGCNYWTWGTVIKGRSKHMLKAIRTVVAKGQRDKLVLAMFTYAHSAFFTEKLFHKGLRAAGLDHTDLLILGYFSKTPPRRVVEGALKLKEKGLVRFIGLSSHNRKLITALAAEGVIDAFHFRYNAAHRGAETEIFPTLPAVNGPGMISFVGTANGRLLKPKNMPPGEATLTAPDCYRFVLSNPSVHLCMTGTKTVEQMRENLSVLDRGPLSEEEMARMRRIGDFIHAGKRRR, from the coding sequence ATGACCTTCAACGAATCGGTCGTTCTGGGACGGACCGGCTTAAAAGTCGGCCGGCTCGGCCTCGCCTCGGGCTATGGGGCGCCTACGGAAGCCTTCGAGGAGGCCTTCGAGCGTGGCTGTAATTACTGGACCTGGGGGACGGTCATCAAGGGACGATCCAAGCATATGCTCAAGGCCATCCGTACCGTCGTCGCCAAGGGCCAGAGAGACAAGCTCGTCCTGGCCATGTTCACATACGCGCACAGTGCTTTCTTCACCGAAAAGCTCTTCCACAAAGGTTTGCGCGCGGCCGGACTGGACCATACCGACCTGCTGATTCTGGGCTATTTTTCCAAGACACCGCCCCGGCGGGTCGTGGAGGGGGCCTTGAAGCTTAAGGAGAAAGGCCTGGTCCGTTTCATCGGCCTGTCCAGCCACAACCGCAAGCTCATCACGGCGCTGGCCGCCGAGGGTGTCATCGACGCTTTCCATTTCCGCTACAACGCGGCTCACCGCGGCGCCGAAACCGAAATCTTCCCGACTCTGCCGGCCGTGAACGGCCCAGGGATGATCAGCTTCGTGGGCACGGCCAACGGAAGGCTCCTCAAGCCCAAGAACATGCCCCCCGGGGAAGCCACGCTCACCGCCCCGGACTGCTACCGCTTCGTACTCTCCAATCCGAGCGTCCATCTCTGCATGACCGGGACCAAGACGGTCGAACAGATGAGGGAGAATCTGTCGGTGCTGGACAGGGGCCCCTTGAGCGAAGAGGAAATGGCCCGCATGCGGCGGATCGGGGACTTCATCCACGCCGGGAAGCGCCGGCGCTAG